The sequence GGAAAATGTTGGAGAAAAAGATTTATAAACACGCTATGTGACACTGATGTTGGTGATTCACGTGGTGTCTCTTGTGACAATTAAGGAGAAGAGTACCGAGGAAATCCTCGAGGACGTTGACATAAAGTACATCCTGAGATGCATCCTTAGATTATCCCCAACTGAGGTAGAGATTTATTATCTATTGCAGAATAAGGCTAAGGAACCATTAACCGTGGCAGAAATAGCCAAGGAAATGAGCAAATCAAGAAGCACCATTGAGAGGTCCTTGGTGAAGCTCGTTCAACTTGGACTAATAGCCAGAAGGCCAGTACTGGCTAAGAATGGAGGATATACGTACGTTTACTACACTAAGCCCA is a genomic window of Vulcanisaeta souniana JCM 11219 containing:
- a CDS encoding ArsR family transcriptional regulator encodes the protein MTIKEKSTEEILEDVDIKYILRCILRLSPTEVEIYYLLQNKAKEPLTVAEIAKEMSKSRSTIERSLVKLVQLGLIARRPVLAKNGGYTYVYYTKPIDYVKQKLLQLVNAYYEKSRQLIENLTSAALMESLNSMAAEENVE